In the bacterium genome, one interval contains:
- a CDS encoding SCO family protein, producing MRRASTALALALAVLAAPLNARAFEGGGPVDRDADRRGQPSEVRPPELRDVGIDQHLNQPVPLDLPFRNEAGETVTLRSLMRGKPVILSLAYYECPMLCTLVLNGLVSAMRALPFDAGNEFDVITVSFDPTDTPELAARKKATYLQEYRRPGAERGWHFLTGDEASIKQLTDAVGFRYTYLPDKKQFAHAAGVFVLTPDGILSRYFYGVEPAPRDLKFGLMEAADGKIGSPVDQLMLFCFQYDPSTGRYTSEVMTAIRIGGILTLLALGGFMFRTWRQDRRGGTGAATAAKPSTGPARQ from the coding sequence ATGAGGCGAGCCAGCACGGCGCTCGCGCTCGCGCTCGCGGTGCTCGCGGCACCGCTGAACGCGCGCGCCTTCGAGGGCGGCGGTCCCGTCGATCGCGATGCCGATCGGCGCGGCCAGCCGAGCGAGGTCCGCCCGCCCGAGCTGCGCGACGTCGGCATCGACCAGCACCTCAATCAGCCGGTTCCGCTCGATCTCCCGTTCCGCAACGAGGCCGGCGAGACCGTGACGCTGCGCAGCCTGATGCGCGGCAAGCCGGTGATTCTGTCGCTCGCGTACTACGAGTGCCCGATGCTCTGCACGCTGGTGCTCAATGGCCTGGTGAGCGCCATGCGCGCCCTGCCGTTCGACGCCGGCAACGAGTTCGACGTCATCACCGTCAGCTTCGACCCCACGGACACGCCGGAGCTCGCCGCCAGGAAGAAGGCGACCTACCTGCAGGAGTATCGCCGCCCGGGCGCCGAACGGGGCTGGCACTTCCTCACGGGCGACGAAGCGTCGATCAAACAGCTCACCGACGCGGTCGGCTTCCGCTACACCTACCTGCCGGACAAGAAGCAGTTCGCGCACGCCGCCGGGGTGTTCGTGCTGACGCCGGACGGCATCCTCTCGCGCTACTTCTACGGCGTCGAGCCCGCGCCCCGCGATCTCAAGTTCGGGCTGATGGAGGCCGCCGACGGCAAGATCGGCTCGCCGGTCGACCAGTTGATGCTGTTCTGCTTCCAGTACGATCCGTCGACGGGGCGGTACACCAGCGAGGTGATGACCGCCATCCGCATCGGCGGCATCCTCACCCTCCTCGCGCTCGGCGGGTTCATGTTCCGCACCTGGCGCCAGGACCGCCGCGGCGGGACGGGCGCAGCGACGGCGGCCAAGCCAAGCACCGGGCCGGCCCGGCAGTGA
- the coxB gene encoding cytochrome c oxidase subunit II, which produces MRAYDFPLFPEQASTMAAQVDYFYLFLIAVSLFFGVIIAAMLVGFSIRFRRRNPQDVGHHIHGSTLLEIAWSVIPFGITMVIFAWGVWLFFGFSRPPDNAHEVFVVGKQWMWKLQHMEGRREINELHVPIGQAVKLTMTSEDVIHSFYIPAFRMKFDVLPGRYTTSWFEATKVGEYHLFCAEYCGTEHSGMIGKIVVMEPAAFEKWLSEQPPAPQPPGHPAAAAVSAPAGAAASPVAAGEALFTARACATCHLPQGGGLGPSLVGVFGHMVKLSDGSEVLADEAYVRESILNPTAKIVQGFQPVMPTFQGQLSEEQVMQLIQYIKSLDKGAPASGQGVAQTAPVGADSAS; this is translated from the coding sequence ATGCGCGCCTACGATTTTCCGCTGTTTCCCGAGCAGGCGTCGACCATGGCCGCCCAGGTCGACTACTTCTATCTCTTCCTGATCGCCGTCAGCCTGTTCTTCGGCGTCATCATCGCCGCGATGCTGGTCGGCTTCTCGATCCGCTTCCGCCGCCGCAATCCGCAGGACGTCGGGCATCACATCCACGGCTCGACCCTGCTCGAGATCGCCTGGTCCGTGATCCCGTTCGGCATCACCATGGTGATCTTCGCCTGGGGCGTGTGGCTGTTCTTCGGTTTCTCGCGCCCGCCCGACAACGCCCACGAGGTGTTCGTGGTCGGCAAGCAGTGGATGTGGAAGCTGCAGCACATGGAGGGGCGGCGCGAGATCAACGAGCTGCACGTCCCGATCGGCCAGGCCGTGAAGCTGACGATGACGTCCGAGGACGTGATCCACAGCTTCTACATCCCGGCCTTCCGCATGAAGTTCGACGTCCTGCCCGGCCGCTACACCACCTCGTGGTTCGAGGCGACCAAGGTCGGCGAGTACCACCTGTTCTGCGCCGAGTACTGCGGCACCGAGCACTCCGGCATGATCGGCAAGATCGTCGTCATGGAGCCGGCGGCGTTCGAGAAGTGGTTGTCCGAGCAGCCGCCGGCGCCGCAACCGCCGGGGCACCCGGCCGCCGCCGCGGTATCGGCCCCGGCGGGCGCCGCCGCGTCGCCGGTCGCCGCGGGCGAGGCGCTCTTCACCGCCAGGGCCTGCGCCACCTGCCACCTGCCGCAGGGCGGCGGCCTCGGGCCGTCACTGGTCGGCGTGTTCGGGCACATGGTCAAGCTCAGCGACGGCAGCGAGGTGCTGGCCGACGAGGCCTACGTCCGCGAGTCGATCCTCAATCCGACCGCCAAGATCGTGCAGGGCTTCCAGCCGGTGATGCCGACCTTCCAGGGGCAGCTCAGCGAAGAGCAGGTGATGCAGCTCATTCAGTACATCAAGTCGCTCGACAAGGGCGCACCGGCCAGCGGACAGGGCGTGGCGCAGACCGCGCCCGTCGGCGCCGACAGCGCTTCCTGA
- a CDS encoding cytochrome c oxidase subunit 3 family protein translates to MWFFLAQEVMFFGGLFTAYVVYRTAFPEAFHAGSHELDISLGAFNTLVLLTSSLTMALSVHAAQVSKRGMLIVNLILTLILGFVFLGVKVVEYAAKFEHHLVPGPHFQFHGADPTNAQLFFSLYFAMTGLHALHMIVGAGLLLVLIVRSYQGMFNRNYYTPVEMVGLYWHFVDLIWIFLFPLLYLLGRH, encoded by the coding sequence ATGTGGTTCTTCCTCGCCCAGGAGGTCATGTTCTTCGGCGGCCTCTTCACCGCCTACGTGGTGTACCGCACCGCCTTTCCGGAGGCCTTCCACGCCGGCAGCCACGAGCTGGACATCTCGCTCGGCGCCTTCAACACCCTGGTGCTGCTGACCAGCAGCTTGACCATGGCGTTGTCGGTGCACGCCGCGCAGGTCAGCAAGCGCGGCATGCTGATCGTCAATCTCATCCTCACCCTGATCCTCGGCTTCGTCTTCCTCGGGGTGAAGGTGGTCGAGTACGCCGCCAAGTTCGAGCACCACCTGGTGCCGGGGCCGCACTTCCAGTTCCACGGCGCCGACCCGACCAACGCCCAGCTCTTCTTCTCGCTCTACTTCGCGATGACCGGCCTGCACGCGCTGCACATGATCGTCGGCGCCGGCCTGCTGCTGGTGCTCATCGTCCGGTCCTACCAGGGGATGTTCAATCGCAACTACTATACCCCGGTCGAGATGGTCGGCCTCTACTGGCACTTCGTCGACCTGATCTGGATCTTCCTCTTCCCGCTGCTCTACCTGCTCGGGCGGCACTGA
- the ctaD gene encoding cytochrome c oxidase subunit I: MATPALKPVAAGAPPAERMRRSYLNADYSVASWLLTVDHKRIAVLYLISVTVFFILGGLFAAGVRLELLTPKGDLLQADTYNKFFTMHGVVMVFFFLVPSIPATLGNFLVPMMIGARDLAFPRINLLSWYVFILGGAFALAAMIFGGVDTGWTFYTPYSTSYSVTNVMLAAVGIFITGFASILTGLNFIVTIHRMRAPGLTWFRLPLFIWAHYATSLIMVLGTPVIAITIFLVAIERGLHIGIFDPALGGDPVLFQHLFWFYSHPAVYIMILPGMGVISEIITCFARKPIFGYSFIAMSSLAIAVLGFVVWGHHLFTSSQSVYAALIFSILSFAVAIPSAVKVFNWSATLYRGAISFEAPMLYALGFIGLFTVGGLTGLFLAAIGLDLHVHDTYFVVAHFHYIMVGGAVLAFLGGLHFWWPKMFGRMYPEMPARVAAVIVFIGFNLTFFPQFLLGYLGMPRRYHAYPAEFQVLNVMSTAGASILAVGYLLPFCYLLWSLKFGPKAANNPWGATGLEWTTPSPPPTENFAEQPIVTAEPYTYGTAEDLEEVSVA; encoded by the coding sequence ATGGCCACTCCAGCACTCAAGCCCGTCGCCGCCGGGGCGCCGCCCGCGGAGCGCATGCGACGCAGCTACCTCAACGCCGATTACAGCGTCGCCTCGTGGCTGCTCACCGTCGACCACAAGCGGATCGCCGTCCTCTACCTGATCTCGGTCACCGTCTTCTTCATCCTGGGCGGCCTCTTCGCCGCCGGGGTGCGGCTCGAGCTGCTGACCCCGAAGGGCGACCTGCTGCAGGCCGATACGTACAACAAGTTCTTCACCATGCACGGCGTGGTGATGGTCTTCTTCTTCCTCGTGCCCTCGATCCCGGCCACGCTCGGCAACTTCCTGGTGCCGATGATGATCGGCGCCCGCGACCTCGCCTTCCCCCGCATCAACCTGCTGAGCTGGTACGTCTTCATCCTCGGCGGCGCGTTCGCGCTGGCGGCGATGATCTTCGGCGGCGTCGACACCGGCTGGACCTTCTATACGCCGTACTCGACCTCGTACTCGGTCACCAACGTGATGCTGGCCGCGGTCGGCATCTTCATCACCGGCTTCGCCTCGATCCTCACCGGCCTCAACTTCATCGTCACCATCCACCGCATGCGGGCCCCCGGTCTCACCTGGTTCCGCCTGCCGCTGTTCATCTGGGCGCACTACGCCACCAGCCTCATCATGGTGCTCGGCACGCCGGTGATCGCCATCACCATCTTCCTGGTGGCGATCGAGCGCGGCCTGCACATCGGCATCTTCGATCCGGCGCTCGGCGGCGACCCGGTCCTCTTCCAGCACCTGTTCTGGTTCTACTCGCACCCCGCCGTCTACATCATGATCCTGCCCGGCATGGGCGTGATCAGCGAGATCATCACCTGCTTCGCGCGCAAGCCGATCTTCGGCTACAGCTTCATCGCCATGTCGAGTCTCGCCATCGCGGTGCTCGGCTTCGTCGTCTGGGGCCACCACCTGTTCACCAGCAGCCAGTCGGTGTACGCCGCGCTCATCTTCTCGATCCTCAGCTTCGCCGTCGCCATCCCGTCGGCGGTCAAGGTGTTCAACTGGTCGGCCACCCTGTACCGCGGCGCCATCTCCTTCGAGGCGCCGATGCTCTACGCCCTCGGCTTCATCGGCCTGTTCACCGTCGGTGGCCTCACCGGTCTGTTCCTGGCGGCGATCGGGCTCGACCTGCACGTCCACGACACCTACTTCGTGGTCGCCCACTTCCACTACATCATGGTCGGCGGCGCGGTGCTGGCGTTCCTCGGCGGCCTGCACTTCTGGTGGCCGAAGATGTTCGGCCGCATGTATCCCGAGATGCCGGCGCGGGTGGCGGCGGTGATCGTCTTCATCGGCTTCAACCTGACGTTCTTCCCCCAGTTCCTGCTCGGCTATCTCGGCATGCCGCGGCGCTACCACGCCTATCCGGCCGAGTTCCAGGTGCTGAACGTGATGTCCACGGCCGGCGCCTCGATCCTCGCCGTCGGCTATCTGCTGCCGTTCTGCTACCTGTTGTGGTCGCTGAAGTTCGGTCCCAAGGCGGCCAACAATCCCTGGGGCGCGACCGGGCTGGAGTGGACGACGCCCTCGCCGCCGCCGACCGAGAACTTCGCCGAACAGCCGATCGTGACCGCGGAACCGTACACCTACGGAACGGCGGAAGACCTGGAGGAGGTGTCCGTTGCTTGA
- a CDS encoding cytochrome C oxidase subunit IV family protein: protein MSSASAGHSADHSNALPVSTCIAVYVALLGLTAITVGAAFLDMAFLNTPVALGIASAKALLVMYFFMELRHSEKLNWVVIGSSLFFLAIMILLTMSDMVSRGWLGVPGK, encoded by the coding sequence ATGTCGTCTGCTTCCGCCGGTCACTCCGCCGATCACTCCAACGCGCTGCCGGTCTCGACCTGCATCGCGGTGTACGTCGCCCTGCTCGGGCTGACCGCCATCACCGTCGGCGCCGCGTTCCTCGACATGGCGTTCCTCAATACGCCGGTCGCGCTCGGCATCGCCTCCGCCAAGGCGCTGCTGGTCATGTATTTCTTCATGGAGCTGCGGCACAGCGAGAAGCTCAACTGGGTCGTCATCGGCTCGTCCCTGTTCTTCCTCGCCATCATGATCCTGCTCACCATGTCCGACATGGTGAGCCGCGGCTGGCTCGGCGTTCCGGGGAAGTAG
- the dxs gene encoding 1-deoxy-D-xylulose-5-phosphate synthase: MRAPLESPYPLLDALGSPQDVKDMDADGLRALAGDLRRFIIDSVTRTGGHLGAGLGVVELTLALFAEYQFNDRDKLIWDVGHQCYPHKLLTGRRDRFATLRQWQGLSGFPDPEESPYDTVKTGHGGTSISTAMGFALAWRGSEADVGRKAVAVIGDGSMQEGNAFEALNHGGAYRDLELVVVLNDNNMSISPSVGALSAYLSRVRSSTWLNQRLRTIQGAIRRIPGVGDDVDDVLQRWYHSLQGIIPHHALGIIFEELGFFYYGPIDGHDIDALRTAFRATRWMRRPVLIHAITTKGRGYRDDVPEATCYHAASGSQPPAAAAIAEYPDQGGPTFTAAFAAHAGTLLERDPRVVVLTAAMLDGTGLTPVQQRFPERVLDVGMAEQHAVALAAGLALAGHRPIAAIYSTFLQRAYDQLFQEVALQNAPVLFCLDRGGVVGNDGATHNGVFDITYLRCLPNFVLMAPRDSGELAAMMDLALTVDGPTAIRFPRGSGAAPGAQLPHAPFRVGEAERVADGRDGCILAYGPMVYAALAARQRLRETSGRTLAVVNARFAKPLDERLIAAELAEQPVVFTLEDHVAAGGFGSAVLELARRQPGLDANRVELLALPDRFIDHGQRGEQLASVGLDLDQLTDRIAARLAALRPGAPVRLVTGI, from the coding sequence ATGCGCGCACCGCTGGAGTCCCCGTACCCATTGCTCGACGCGCTGGGCTCGCCCCAGGACGTCAAGGACATGGACGCCGACGGCCTGCGGGCGCTGGCCGGCGATCTGCGGCGTTTCATCATCGACTCGGTGACCCGCACCGGCGGCCACCTCGGAGCCGGTCTCGGCGTCGTCGAGCTCACCCTGGCGCTCTTCGCCGAGTATCAGTTCAACGACCGCGACAAGCTGATCTGGGACGTCGGCCACCAGTGCTACCCGCACAAGCTGCTCACCGGACGGCGCGACCGCTTCGCGACCCTGCGCCAGTGGCAGGGGCTGTCGGGGTTTCCGGACCCGGAGGAGTCGCCGTACGACACGGTGAAGACCGGCCACGGCGGCACCAGCATCTCAACGGCGATGGGCTTCGCGCTCGCCTGGCGGGGCAGCGAGGCCGATGTCGGCCGCAAGGCGGTGGCGGTCATCGGCGACGGCTCGATGCAAGAGGGCAACGCCTTCGAGGCGCTGAACCACGGCGGCGCCTACCGCGACCTCGAGCTGGTGGTGGTGCTCAACGACAACAACATGAGCATCAGCCCGAGCGTCGGCGCGCTCAGCGCCTATTTGTCGCGGGTGCGCAGCTCGACCTGGCTCAACCAGCGCCTGCGCACCATCCAGGGCGCCATCCGCCGCATTCCGGGCGTCGGCGACGACGTCGACGACGTGCTGCAGCGCTGGTACCACTCGCTGCAGGGCATCATCCCGCACCACGCCCTCGGCATCATCTTCGAGGAGCTCGGGTTCTTCTATTACGGGCCGATCGACGGCCACGACATCGACGCCCTGCGCACCGCCTTCCGCGCCACCCGCTGGATGCGCCGCCCGGTGCTGATCCACGCCATCACCACCAAGGGGCGCGGCTACCGGGACGATGTCCCCGAGGCGACCTGCTACCACGCCGCCAGCGGCAGCCAGCCGCCGGCCGCCGCCGCGATCGCGGAGTACCCCGACCAGGGCGGTCCGACGTTCACCGCCGCCTTCGCGGCGCACGCCGGTACGCTGCTCGAACGCGACCCGCGGGTGGTCGTGCTCACCGCGGCCATGCTCGACGGCACCGGCCTCACCCCGGTGCAGCAGCGATTCCCCGAGCGCGTGCTCGACGTCGGCATGGCCGAGCAGCACGCGGTTGCCCTCGCCGCCGGCCTGGCCCTCGCCGGCCATCGACCGATCGCGGCGATCTACTCGACCTTCCTCCAGCGCGCCTACGATCAGCTCTTCCAGGAGGTGGCGCTGCAGAACGCGCCGGTGCTCTTCTGCCTCGACCGCGGCGGCGTCGTCGGCAACGACGGCGCGACCCACAACGGCGTCTTCGACATCACCTACCTGCGCTGCCTGCCGAACTTCGTCCTGATGGCGCCGCGCGACAGCGGCGAGTTGGCGGCGATGATGGATCTCGCGCTCACCGTCGACGGTCCGACCGCCATCCGCTTCCCGCGCGGCAGCGGCGCCGCGCCGGGCGCGCAACTGCCGCACGCCCCGTTCCGCGTCGGCGAGGCCGAGCGGGTCGCCGATGGCCGCGACGGCTGCATCCTGGCCTACGGCCCGATGGTCTATGCCGCGCTGGCGGCGCGGCAGCGGCTGCGCGAGACCAGCGGCCGGACGCTGGCGGTGGTCAACGCCCGCTTCGCCAAGCCGCTCGACGAGCGCCTGATCGCCGCCGAGCTCGCCGAGCAGCCGGTGGTCTTCACCCTCGAGGACCACGTCGCTGCCGGCGGGTTCGGCTCCGCCGTTCTCGAGCTCGCCCGCCGCCAGCCGGGGCTCGACGCCAACCGCGTCGAATTGCTGGCGCTGCCCGATCGCTTCATCGACCACGGCCAGCGCGGCGAGCAGTTGGCGTCGGTCGGCCTCGACCTCGACCAGCTCACCGACCGCATCGCCGCTCGCCTCGCCGCGCTTCGTCCCGGCGCCCCCGTGCGCCTGGTCACCGGCATCTGA
- a CDS encoding 3-deoxy-7-phosphoheptulonate synthase codes for MHHSEAIEDRNLAALRPLPPPRDVKAALPLTDAAASTVLAGRAAIRDVLHGRDTHRLVVIVGPCSIHDPDAALDYARRLRRVADATRDSLVLVMRTYFEKPRTTVGWKGLINDPLLDGSCDLPAGLHLARRILLDINGMGIACAGEMLDPIVPQYIADLLSWVAIGARTTESQTHREMASGLSMPVGFKNGTDGGLQVALNAMISARHPHSFLGIDRNGAVSVVQTTGNPDRHIVLRGGAGDPNYGPEAIARAARLLADEAIARPIMIDCSHDNSGKDHQRQGAVCRAVAAQVRDGEGRVLGLMLESNLQPGRQNWMPDERLAYGVSITDACIGWDETEALLHELADSTPRRRAA; via the coding sequence ATGCACCACAGCGAAGCCATCGAAGACCGCAACCTCGCCGCCCTGCGGCCGCTGCCGCCGCCGCGCGACGTGAAGGCGGCGTTGCCGCTCACCGACGCCGCGGCGTCGACCGTGCTCGCCGGGCGGGCCGCCATCCGCGACGTGCTGCACGGGCGCGACACCCACCGCCTGGTGGTGATCGTCGGGCCGTGCTCGATCCACGATCCGGACGCCGCGCTCGACTACGCCCGGCGCCTGCGGCGGGTGGCCGACGCGACCCGTGATTCGCTGGTGCTGGTGATGCGCACCTACTTCGAGAAGCCGCGCACCACCGTCGGTTGGAAGGGATTGATCAACGACCCGCTGCTCGACGGCTCGTGCGATCTCCCCGCCGGCCTGCACCTGGCGCGCCGCATCCTGCTCGACATCAACGGCATGGGCATCGCCTGCGCCGGCGAGATGCTCGACCCGATCGTGCCCCAGTACATCGCCGACCTGCTGAGCTGGGTCGCGATCGGCGCCCGCACGACGGAGAGCCAGACGCATCGCGAGATGGCGAGCGGGCTCTCGATGCCGGTGGGGTTCAAGAACGGCACCGACGGCGGGCTCCAGGTGGCGCTCAACGCGATGATCTCGGCGCGCCACCCGCACAGTTTCCTCGGCATCGACCGCAACGGCGCCGTGAGCGTCGTCCAGACCACCGGCAACCCCGACCGCCACATCGTCCTGCGCGGCGGCGCCGGCGATCCGAACTACGGCCCGGAGGCGATCGCGCGCGCCGCCCGGCTGCTCGCCGACGAGGCCATCGCGCGGCCGATCATGATCGACTGCTCGCATGACAACTCGGGCAAGGACCACCAGCGCCAGGGCGCCGTCTGTCGCGCCGTCGCGGCGCAGGTGCGGGACGGCGAGGGCCGCGTCCTCGGCCTGATGCTGGAGAGCAACCTGCAACCCGGGCGGCAGAATTGGATGCCGGACGAACGGCTCGCCTACGGCGTATCGATCACCGACGCCTGCATCGGCTGGGACGAGACCGAGGCGCTGCTCCACGAGCTCGCCGACTCGACCCCGCGGCGGCGCGCGGCGTGA
- a CDS encoding cytochrome c — MRCSIVARVVLAAAVLSPLLAGCRQDMHNQPKYRAFAHNPFFPDQRASRPLVEGVVARGHLDEDEAFFQGVSNGAPVATNPLGSGLEVLRRGQERFNIYCTPCHDRTGSGEGMIVQRGYKQPPSFHDPRLRAVPDGYFFQVMTNGFATMPGYAAQVPARDRWAIVAYIRALQLSQNATLADVPADERAKLGAAR, encoded by the coding sequence ATGCGCTGTTCGATCGTCGCGCGCGTCGTCCTCGCCGCCGCGGTGCTGTCGCCGCTCCTCGCCGGCTGCCGGCAGGACATGCACAACCAGCCGAAGTACCGGGCCTTCGCCCACAATCCGTTCTTCCCCGATCAACGCGCCTCGCGGCCGCTGGTCGAGGGCGTGGTGGCGCGCGGCCATCTCGACGAGGACGAGGCGTTCTTCCAGGGCGTCAGCAACGGCGCGCCGGTGGCGACCAACCCGCTCGGCTCGGGCCTCGAGGTGCTGCGGCGGGGCCAGGAGCGCTTCAACATCTACTGCACGCCCTGCCATGACCGCACCGGCAGCGGCGAGGGCATGATCGTGCAGCGCGGCTACAAGCAGCCGCCCTCGTTCCACGACCCGCGCCTGCGCGCGGTGCCCGACGGCTACTTCTTCCAGGTGATGACCAACGGCTTCGCCACCATGCCCGGCTACGCGGCGCAGGTGCCGGCGCGCGATCGCTGGGCGATCGTCGCCTACATCCGCGCGCTGCAGTTGAGCCAGAACGCCACGCTCGCCGACGTCCCCGCCGACGAGCGCGCCAAGTTGGGAGCGGCGCGATGA
- a CDS encoding DUF3341 domain-containing protein, giving the protein MAEFHSPAELVEAAEQATRAGYTQYDCYTPFPIEELEEAMPHRRNWLPFLVLMGGIIGGVAGFSLAYFTSTVIYPLNVGGKPLNSWPAFIPITFECTVLLASLTAVFGMLGLNGFPMPYHPVFNEKRFALASRDRFFLCIESTDPKFDLDQTWSFLSRLHPTQVSQVER; this is encoded by the coding sequence ATGGCCGAGTTCCACAGCCCGGCCGAGTTGGTCGAGGCGGCGGAACAGGCCACCAGGGCGGGGTACACGCAGTACGACTGCTACACGCCGTTCCCCATCGAGGAACTGGAAGAGGCGATGCCGCACCGCCGCAACTGGCTGCCGTTCCTGGTGCTGATGGGCGGCATCATCGGCGGCGTCGCCGGCTTCTCGCTCGCCTACTTCACCTCGACGGTGATCTATCCGCTGAACGTCGGCGGCAAGCCGCTCAACAGTTGGCCGGCGTTCATCCCGATCACCTTCGAGTGCACGGTGCTGCTGGCCTCGCTGACGGCGGTGTTCGGCATGCTCGGGCTCAACGGCTTCCCGATGCCCTACCATCCGGTGTTCAACGAGAAGCGCTTCGCGCTCGCCTCGCGCGATCGCTTCTTCCTCTGCATCGAATCGACCGATCCGAAGTTCGATCTCGACCAGACCTGGAGCTTCCTGTCGCGCCTGCATCCGACGCAGGTGTCGCAGGTCGAACGCTGA